One Burkholderia gladioli genomic window, AAGGTCATAGGTATCTCATCACGGTTAGGTTATCGGAGAGCCGCCCACTTGCGAAGTGTGTCAACGACCCCAAAACAGAACATAGGAACCACTATCACAGCGATGCACTGATACCCCGCAATCCGGCACGTAACGCGGGAGGGGTTATGTGTCGCTGACGCCACCGGGCGATCGCTCAACGCTTGCAAATCACCCACGACGCGTACCGTCAGCGCTGCTTGGCAACTGGCCGGAATAGATCATCGACCAGCTCACAAACGACGTTTCAGCGAGAATTCACGGCGTGAGCGCCATTCCCTATGGCACGCATGTTCGGGAACGGTGTCGTGGCCGCGTAACAGACTGGTGTTGCTTCAGGAGCCGGATTTACCGGACGTCGTATTCCGCGGTGGTGTAGTCGCGTACGACTGCGCCTTCCGTCACGAGCGGCGTCAGCAATGAGGAATTCGTCAGTATTTCAATAGCGTCGTTCGGCAGACAATAAGCGCAGTAGGCGGCTGCCGGCGAGCGGGCAATCTCGGGGCAGCGTCATCGGGGACGAGTCAGACGTCAGACGCCGTGGATACAGGAGCCGGCTTCCTCCAACATTTCTTTGCCCTCGTCGCCTCGTCTATTCTTACTCGCGGCTGTCTCTCTGGTGTCGCGCAATGTACCGGTGTCAACCGCTTCGGCAAGCGCGACTTGATATTCTTCACCAGATTTGCTGGGCATTTGTGTTCATATCATTGACCTGACGCCGCCGCCCGCACGTAGAGTTGCCGTGTCGTAAAATACGCTAACGAGCCGAAAATTTTCTATGGCACCCAACCCAAAGTCACGCAGATCAACGCAACACCGCCGGCAGATAGCCGGTGACACGAAGAAACGTTCGAGGAGGTCGTTCAATTTTTTGAGACCAACCGGAACGGATCGACGGCCCACGTTCCGCGGGCTTGCAGATGCGGCTGCCAAACCGCAACTGCAAGCCAATCTGCAAATGGTGTAAGGCCTATTCCCGCCTGAACAGAACTACCGAAGGACTCTGAAATGAACGGGGCGTCGTCCTCCGTGCGACAAGCGACCTGAACAATGTGCGTGATGCCGCGTGGACGAGGATGGTTAAGCTCTTAAATCGAATCCAGGGGGCGGCTTGTAGGCCGATCTGAAAGCTCGATTATTTTGCCGGTGGTGGGAACACCACATATCTTGGGACTTTTTCTTAACCGGTACGCCTTGCCACGCACATCCTGCAGCCGCGGCCTCAGGATCTTGCACGTGCCGTAGAATGCGTCAACGGACTAAAAGCTATTTTATGGCGCCGACCCCAAAGCCACGCAAGTCAAGACAATCTGGCGGCAGACGGCCGATGACGCGGGACATGTTGCTGCCGCTCCCGGCGACGATCTGGCGTCGCCGCTCACTCGAGCACCATCTGGCGCTTGCCGCGTTGCGCTCGGGAAACTGCAATATCGAACTGATCGGCCGGTTGTTCAGGACCGTGTACCTCGCCTATTTCATTCACGAAACGTTGAGTGCTCGTCGCTCCCTCAGGCCTTTCCTGATCTGCGAGGCGGCGCTGCACGCTATCGCCGCATGCATCAAGGCCGCAGGCGACTGGTCGCTGTCTGAAGCTGACGGGCGAGCCCTTGAACACGTTCTGTCGCTGCACGACGAGCAGCTTTCGACGCTCCCCTCGCATCGGATTGCACAGGCCGACGAGCAGTTGAACATTTTTCTTGCCACCGACGCGCTGTCGCCGATTGCGCCAGACGACGATCACGACACCTGAATCGCGGGGTTCCCGACGCACACGTCGGGCCATAGCCTGACATACAGGCAAAACTCGCGCGGCGCCGCTCTTTGCACAACGACTTCGCTGGTATATCGAGCACCTTGCCAGACCGATGGACACCCTGCTTCGTGAGACCAGTCAGCGTGGTGCGGGTATATGGGCAGGCGATCCGCCCGCGCTTCTTCAGGCAGCAGATCTTTGCGAACGATCCATTGTCCCCGGTGTGGGCACCGCACAAGGGATCAGCGCGAGAACTGACCGTAAGGCCAGAACACTGATCGCGCATGGCTCCCCCGGGAGACATCTATGCGTATGTCGGCATCGCGCGGTGTCTCCGAAGCGATGCGCCCGGACACCACGTTGCACAGGCAGACTTCCGACCTGGGACTTTCGCCGACCATTCAGGAGCCCCCGCCTCTCTGCATTCACCGGGAGCCGGCTGCTCGATCATCAATCGTCGCGCCAACTGCTGATAGAATCGGTCGCATAGAAAATATCTGTCGGAGCGCGGCTGATCATGGAGTACCGAGTCAGTTATGAGCACAGTCTGGCAAGCGCCCCCAATGACTATATCGCCCGTATCACTTCGCATCTGGTCGACGACGTCCCTGCGAACATTCCGCGCGCCCTGCTCCCCGAATTCATCGCAGACCTGATTCTGAAACGATCCCCCCAGATCGGCAGGATCCGTGACCTGAGAATACTGTAGCGCTTCCCGGCCAGACGCAACTGCTGCGCAGCCCGGTTCACGCCACACGGCTGTCTCCCCTGCCATCGTCAGCGTTGACGCAGGTAACGCGCTGCACCGGTTGCAACGGAAATTTCGGCCGTGCAATCTATGCTTATTCCCTGGTCGATTACGTCGGCCCCGCAACCGTATCGACGATGCCGCTGATGAACGCCCTTGATACCCTCTCATTGAAACCTGCCAGTGTCCTGCGTCGCCGCAGCCGGTTTACTGTGCGGCGCTCGCCCGTTCACGGCAAAGGGGTGTTCGCGACGTGCGCGCTTGTGGCCGGCGAACTCGTCTGCGAATACCTGGGTGAACGGATATCATGGGACGAGGCCGTGCTCCGTCACCCACGCGATCCGGCACAGCCGGATCACACCTTCTATTTCGACGTCGGCAACGGTACCGTCATCGACGGGGCAATCGGCGGCAACAGTGCCAGATGGCTCAACCATGCATGTCGCCCCAACTGCGAAGCCGAGGACCGCGATGGCCGGATCTTCATTCGCACCGTGAACCCGGTACCGGCCGGCGAAGAACTCAGCATCGACTACGCCCTCTTCGTGGAGGGACGGCTCACCCGTCAGCTTCGGGAGCGGTACGCCTGCCACTGCGGCGCGCCAGACTGCCGGGGAACCATGCTGGCCAGACGGGGAAGGCGGCCATGGAAGGAGCATATTTCAGCGTCTGCCCGTGGGCTGGTCGAGGACAGGATGGATGCGGACGTGGCAGCACGGCCCGCAATCTACATTCGAACGACTATCGCGGACACACTGATCGACGCATAGCGGGGCCCCCGATGCTGCTTCGTCGCGGAGCGGTGGAATTCATAGGGCGTCATGCCCGGCGCGAACCTCCCGTGCAAACGCCCGGCAACACCGGGGAGAACACCGGCACCTTCCGCATGAGCATGGTCGACACCGCCGGTCCCGTCTGGTTTCCTGCCTGGGCGCAGGTCAGGAAAACCCGTCCCGCACGCGGGTTGCGCTTCGCTCAGCCCTTCCGACAGTTCACACCTGTGCGGGGTGATGCGTCTGGTTCCCGGTCCGCTGAATCTCGAGCGTCAGGCACGTCATCATGATCTGCCCGAACGTCGCAAGGATCTGCCCCAACGCGCGAACCCGGTCGGTTATTTTACGCCGCATTTGTGCGTGCACATTAGCTTCGCGTGAGCAGTCAGCGAGGGATCTCCCGCCTGCTCACTTCACTGTTCAGGTCACCACTTCGCAGACGCCCCAGCGCGTCCCGATGATTGCGCCCACCGGCACGGCCTGCGCGCCCACCGATCGCGCGCGAAATATCACGGTGGCGCCCTGCGCACGCGCGAAGGGTCCAATCTCGACCACCACGAGTTCGTGGTCCCGGAACCGGATGCGCGATCCGGCAATCGCGCTGGTCCGTGAACGCCCGGGTGCAGGGCCATGCGGTGTCGATGTGGCGTCCCGGTCATTCATGCTCAAACCCGCGAGCAGTTCAACATCGGCTGGCAAAGGCATGGGTCATAACGGTCTGTTGTCCAGTCCGGCATTCTAGCAACGATCAGGGCGATGCCGCTCCGCCGGCAGGTATCCGCGCGGGCATAGGCTATCCGTCATACATACCTTGAAGACCTCGCCGCAAAGGGGCGCGTGTTCACTTCAGCCTGACGTCGCCACCGCCTGTCATGGCGTTGTCCTCAACGGCCAGTGTCAGCGGTTCGATGCAGCAGGCTGTGTCATCGCAGTCCTGAAACCCTCTGGGCGCCCCCACGCTGAGCTGCGGGCGGGCTTTCGTGCTTCGCACCGGGCCGCCGGCGGCGTCCCGCCCTCCCGGGCTTCAATCCCTGGCGCAAAACCTCTCCCCCGACAACCAGCACCTTTACCCCAGTCAGGTGAAGGCCGCACGCGGCCTCCACATTCGCGCTCGCCGCGCGGCGGCTCATCCCGGTCAAACCCGACGCTTCGCATCCACCAGTCCCCTGTGTTCCCGCCCGACACCCGCGACCGTAGCCGATGGCGGGCAAACGTCAAGGGGCGAGGGACCGTGTTGCCCGCACCCCTCCCTCACCTTTGTTCCTTGACGTTTGCCCGCCACCGGCTCCTTGAGTCGCACGGGCGCGAACTCAGGAGACTGGCGGCGGCAAAGCCAACCCCGGGTTCCACCAGGACGAGCCCAACCCCTACAGCGGGGCGGAATCTTGGAGCCCGGTCAGCGCAACACCGATCAATCTTTTTGTTGTGGAGAGTGCCATGCAACTCGCTTCCTCTTTCCGTTACGGCTCCCCGATGCTCCGCTCCGACTCGCCCCTGTCGGACGACCAGATCCGCCGCGTCGCCCCGTCCATCTTCGCGGACGGCAAGCACCAAAGCCGCTCGGACCGTTACACCTACATCCCCACCATCGACGTGCTGCGCGGCCTGCGCAACGAAGGCTTCCAGCCGTTCATGGTCTGCCAGACCCGCGTGCGCGATCAGGACAAACGCGAATTCACAAAACATCTGATCCGCATGCGCCCTGCGAGCGAGATTACCGGCGAGGACATCAATGAAATCATCCTCCTCAATTCGCACGATGGGACCAGCTCTTATCAAATGCTGGGTGGCGTCTACCGGTTTGTTTGCCAGAACGGCATGGTCGCGGGTGAAACCGTCGGCGAGGTACGCGTTCCCCACAAGGGCTCCATTGTGCAGAACGTCATCAACGGCGCATTCGAGGTGCTCGACGGCTTTGACCTGATCCGCGAACAGAAGGACGGCATGCGCGCCGTGACCCTCACCCGCGACGAACAGCACGCCCTCGCCCGCTCCGCGCTCGCGCTGCGCTACGACCCGACCGACGCGGAAGCGCCCGCGCCGATCACCGAAAGTCAGCTTCTGAACGTACGCCGCTTTGAGGATCGCCGTGATGACCTGTGGACGGTTTTCAACCGGATTCAGGAATCCTTGACTAAAGGTGGACTGCACGGACGCTCGCGCAGCGGACGTGCCATGCCCACCCGCCCCGTCACCGGCATCGACCAGAACGTGAAACTGAACCGCGCGCTGTGGATGCTCGCGGACGCCATGCGCCAGATGAAGGCGTAAGCAATGGCACGGGCGGCAGCCCATCGCCGTCTGCATCCGGCTTATACCGTCAGGACTCCTATCCGTGTCCGGCCCTGACGGCGTTCCGTACCCACGTGACCCGGAATCTTCCTTTTTTCTATCTGGAGTGAATCATGCAAGCCGAAGTCAACACGCAAATGAACGACACTGCGAACGACACCGCAAACGCCGCCGAAACCGACACCGTCACGGACGCGACGGCTAACGCTGCGCCGCTGCTCGAAACCAGTTTCGGCAACGAGCAGCCGGTCGTGACCGTGCCGTATTCCGCCCTGCGGCGCTCGCCGCTCAATGCCCGTACGAAACCACTGTCCGGCATTGACGCGCTCGCCACGAACATCAGGGCGAAAGGGTTATTGCAAAACCTCATTGTTCACGAGATGAAGGGGGCACGCGGAAAACATCGCAAGCTTGGCGTCTGTGCCGGTCAGCGCCGACAGGCCGCGCTCGACCTGCTGTTCGGGCAGGGCCACATTACCGCCGACTACCCGGTGCCGGTGCGCATCGTCAGCGAAGGCGAAGCCCTCGCCATTTCGCTGATCGAGAACAGCGAACGCGAAGGACTCGACCCGTTCGACGTGCTGCGCGCCTATCGGATGCTGGCTGAGGAAGGTCGTAGCGTCGATTACGTGGCCGCGCTTTTCTCGGCTGCGCCGATCACGGTAAAACGACGCATGAAGCTCGCCAGCGCCTCCCCGAAGCTGCTTGCCCTGCTGCGCGAGGACGCCATCACGCTCGACCAGCTTTCGGCGCTCGCGCTCAGCGATGACCACGAAACGCAGGAACGCATCTGGTTCGATGCAAACGAGTGGCAACGCCAGCCCAACTATCTGCGTCAGGCGATCACGCGCACCGAGATCGACGCGAGCCGCAGCCGTCTGGTGCGCTTCGTGGGGCTGGACGCCTACGAGGCAGCCGGGGGCTACGTGCGCCGGGATCTCTTCAGCGACGATGAAAACGGCGGATACATTGCCGATGTCGAACTGCTGCAGCGTCTCGCCGCACAGAAGCTCGACGCCGCTGCCGAAGCAGTCCGAAGTGAGGGATGGGGTTGGGCCGAGGGCCGCATCGAGCGCGACATGTTTGAACTGAACCGCTACGGCAGGCTACAACCGGTGCAGCGCGCCCTCACCCACGACGAACAGCGTGAGATGGATACGCTCACCGCACAGCAGGACGAACTGGTCGAAAAGTTTGATGCCCTCGGGGAACACGACGAGAACGCGTACGAGGAAGCCGAACGGCTCGAAACCGAAATCGACCAGGTGAAGGCTGCCCTCATCGCACTCGAAAGCCGCATGCTGACGTGGGACGCTCAGCACATGACCGAGGCAGGCGCTTTCGTGATCCTGAGCCCGCAGGGCGAAGTGATGGTCGAGCGGGGTCTGGTGCGCCGCGAGAACAATGCGGCACTGGATGCAGCGGGCGCGACCGTGACCGGCACGCCGGAAGCTGACAGTGAACCGGACACAGCAGCACAACCGGCGCAGAAAGAGAAGCCGGTTCACAGCGCGAAGCTCTGCCAGCGCCTGAGCGCGCACCGTACCGCCGCCGTTCATGCGGAACTCATCGCGCAGCCCTCCATCGCACTCGCCGCGCTCCTGCACCGCATGATTCCGGAAATCTTTCCGGAACGGTACGGGCTTGGCTTCACGCCGCATGCGCTGGCACTGTCCTGCAACAGCAACCGCGACAGCCTGCTCGGCGCGGCGGACGACCTGCCCGCCACCACCGCGTGGGGCGTCATCGAGGCGCAGCGCGAGCGCTGGGGCCGCGAACTGCCCGCGCGGCGCGCGGACCTGCTGCCGTGGCTGATCGAACAGGACCCCGGCACAACCCTGCTGGACCTGCTCGCCTTCTGCACCGGCACCCTGCTGGACGGCATCGCCGGGGAAGAAAGGCCTCACGCCATCAATGCGCTTGCCAGCGCGCTGAACCTCGACATGACGCGGTACTGGACGCCCACGCGCGCCTCGTATTTCGATCATGTCAGCAAGGCGCGCATCGCGGAAGTCGTCGCCAGCGCCGTGTCACCGAAGATCGCCGCCGACCTCGGCAAGATGAAGAAAGCCGACGCGGCCGCCGCCGCCGAACTGCGGCTCGCAAAGTCGGCATGGTTGCCGGAAATCCTCGCCGATCGGGAAATCCCGGCAGCCCGCTCCTGTGGCGTGGCCCATGACGCGGATGAGGATGACGATGAGGAAGGCGACACCGGCGATGAAGCGCAGGACGGCGAGGCACAAGGCGACGACCAAGCTGATGAGTCCGATAACGACCGGATCAACGGCAAGGAACCCGGCGAAGGTGTCGGCTCGCCGTCGCCGGTGGACGGCCCGACCGGGGCACAGGAGGCCGCCCCGACAGCCAGCAACGGTGCGCTGCCCGCGTGGCCGTTCCCGACTGCCGCAACCGCAACGCCGCCTGACGACGCGTCAATGACGCAGAACGCTGTGTAGTCCGCGTGGGTTCCGCCGGTCAGTCCGGTGGAACCCGCTGACCCGGCGCAGCCCGACAGGACTGCGCCGCATTCCCCGCATGGGTCAGGCGTGCATATCCGGACAGGGGTAATCATGAAACAATGCATCAAGGTCATCGTAATCGCGATCAACGGCGGCTCCGGCCACGTTTTCACAACCCCGGTTGAAGTGACCGACGATGAATACCGCAACGGCGAGCATTTCCGTATCGCGGTCACGCGGGCCACCGACACGGGCTTCGTGTCTCCCATGCTGGCACTGGCGGCCGACGATCTGGTCAGCCTGCTGATGGACATCAGGACATTCATCGCCCCGGCACAATGCCATGCACTGGCGCATCACGCGACAGGCCCGGAATCCCCTTTCCACCTCTCGCGCCTGTCGCACCTGTTTGGCCTGTCGCACCCGTTTGTTATCCCCGCCACACGGCCAGCCAGACAGCTATCGCTGCCGCACCGGCCAGCACTGTCAACCCGAGCGCCAGCGTGGCCCTGAGCGCGCGCCAGTACCGGCACTCCAGTATTTGCGCCCCGGCCTGTGCCTGCCGTTCCGCTTCCAGCGTCGCCCGCTCGAAAGCCGCAACGGCCCCGTCAAGTCGCGCGCGCTGCTCACGTGCCGCGATGACAAACACGCCCATCAGACGGTTGCCCGCCACACGCGCGATCCGGTTAGCGGCGCGGTCCACCAGCACATCGAGCGCGGCCTCGTTCAGCCCCGCGAGAGCGGCCCGGTAGCGTTCCTCATGCTCGTGGATCATGTGCTCGGCAAGCCGTATCGTTTCCTTGCAACGCGCGAGCGCATCGCGGTGCTGCGCCATCAGCACATCCGCCGCTTCCCTCGCTTCGGCGCGCATCGTGTCGAGGCCGCCCTCGCCCACTTTCCTGATGCGATCCGGCATCACCTCGTATAGCCGCGCATAGTATTCGAGCACGGCGAGTACCGACCACAGCGCATCGTTATCGTGCAGGTTCAGTGCCGCCGACACGCGTCGCATACGCGCCATGCTCGCGTCGTCCGGGACTTCGCC contains:
- a CDS encoding SET domain-containing protein, with the translated sequence MNALDTLSLKPASVLRRRSRFTVRRSPVHGKGVFATCALVAGELVCEYLGERISWDEAVLRHPRDPAQPDHTFYFDVGNGTVIDGAIGGNSARWLNHACRPNCEAEDRDGRIFIRTVNPVPAGEELSIDYALFVEGRLTRQLRERYACHCGAPDCRGTMLARRGRRPWKEHISASARGLVEDRMDADVAARPAIYIRTTIADTLIDA
- a CDS encoding DUF932 domain-containing protein codes for the protein MQLASSFRYGSPMLRSDSPLSDDQIRRVAPSIFADGKHQSRSDRYTYIPTIDVLRGLRNEGFQPFMVCQTRVRDQDKREFTKHLIRMRPASEITGEDINEIILLNSHDGTSSYQMLGGVYRFVCQNGMVAGETVGEVRVPHKGSIVQNVINGAFEVLDGFDLIREQKDGMRAVTLTRDEQHALARSALALRYDPTDAEAPAPITESQLLNVRRFEDRRDDLWTVFNRIQESLTKGGLHGRSRSGRAMPTRPVTGIDQNVKLNRALWMLADAMRQMKA
- a CDS encoding ParB/RepB/Spo0J family partition protein encodes the protein MQAEVNTQMNDTANDTANAAETDTVTDATANAAPLLETSFGNEQPVVTVPYSALRRSPLNARTKPLSGIDALATNIRAKGLLQNLIVHEMKGARGKHRKLGVCAGQRRQAALDLLFGQGHITADYPVPVRIVSEGEALAISLIENSEREGLDPFDVLRAYRMLAEEGRSVDYVAALFSAAPITVKRRMKLASASPKLLALLREDAITLDQLSALALSDDHETQERIWFDANEWQRQPNYLRQAITRTEIDASRSRLVRFVGLDAYEAAGGYVRRDLFSDDENGGYIADVELLQRLAAQKLDAAAEAVRSEGWGWAEGRIERDMFELNRYGRLQPVQRALTHDEQREMDTLTAQQDELVEKFDALGEHDENAYEEAERLETEIDQVKAALIALESRMLTWDAQHMTEAGAFVILSPQGEVMVERGLVRRENNAALDAAGATVTGTPEADSEPDTAAQPAQKEKPVHSAKLCQRLSAHRTAAVHAELIAQPSIALAALLHRMIPEIFPERYGLGFTPHALALSCNSNRDSLLGAADDLPATTAWGVIEAQRERWGRELPARRADLLPWLIEQDPGTTLLDLLAFCTGTLLDGIAGEERPHAINALASALNLDMTRYWTPTRASYFDHVSKARIAEVVASAVSPKIAADLGKMKKADAAAAAELRLAKSAWLPEILADREIPAARSCGVAHDADEDDDEEGDTGDEAQDGEAQGDDQADESDNDRINGKEPGEGVGSPSPVDGPTGAQEAAPTASNGALPAWPFPTAATATPPDDASMTQNAV